A portion of the Chromobacterium sp. IIBBL 290-4 genome contains these proteins:
- a CDS encoding VOC family protein: MKQSLALVTLVVADYDEAIAFFVGKLGFELTEDSYQPEQDKRWVVVTPPGSAASLLLAQASDDAQRAAIGNQAGGRVWLFLNTDDFWRDYERYRAAGVEFTRPPLEQPYGTVAVFRDLCGNQWDLIQRKG, translated from the coding sequence ATGAAACAGAGTCTGGCGTTGGTGACGCTGGTGGTGGCCGATTACGACGAGGCGATAGCCTTTTTTGTCGGCAAGCTGGGTTTCGAGTTGACCGAAGACAGCTATCAGCCGGAACAGGACAAGCGCTGGGTGGTGGTGACGCCGCCGGGTTCGGCCGCCAGCCTGTTGTTGGCCCAGGCCAGCGACGACGCGCAGCGCGCGGCCATCGGCAATCAGGCGGGCGGCCGAGTTTGGCTATTCCTCAATACCGACGATTTCTGGCGCGATTACGAGCGCTATCGGGCGGCCGGGGTGGAGTTCACCCGTCCGCCGCTGGAGCAGCCCTACGGCACGGTGGCGGTGTTCCGCGACTTGTGCGGCAATCAGTGGGATCTGATTCAGCGCAAAGGCTGA
- a CDS encoding CDP-diacylglycerol diphosphatase, producing MARRFRRLALGAAVLGALAWGVPYYADADSDALWRIISQQCVPGQQQGNPSPCAEVDRAHDSAVLKSREGALQYLLLPLRKVEGIESPQLLLPDAPAYWRQAWQARRFLDQKRGQALPPQAVSLTINSRLGRSQNQLHIHISCVDPTVRQQIDDVADSLPRSWRELPMELKKHGYWARRVDADAAGDPQGDPFRLLADELPDARDDMGSYGMALLPAKFADGDGFVLLATRANLLRGNRASAEELQDHDCKVLPR from the coding sequence ATGGCCAGACGATTCAGAAGGCTCGCGCTGGGCGCCGCTGTCTTGGGCGCGCTGGCATGGGGCGTGCCTTACTATGCCGACGCCGATAGCGACGCCTTGTGGCGCATCATCAGCCAGCAGTGCGTGCCGGGACAGCAGCAAGGCAATCCCTCGCCCTGCGCCGAAGTGGACAGGGCGCATGACTCGGCGGTGTTGAAAAGCCGGGAAGGCGCTCTGCAGTATTTGCTGCTGCCTTTGCGCAAGGTGGAGGGCATCGAAAGCCCGCAACTGCTGCTGCCGGATGCGCCGGCTTATTGGCGGCAGGCCTGGCAAGCGCGGCGTTTCCTCGACCAGAAGCGCGGCCAAGCGCTGCCGCCGCAGGCGGTGTCGCTGACCATCAACTCCCGTCTGGGGCGCAGCCAGAACCAGCTGCATATCCATATTTCCTGCGTCGATCCCACGGTGCGGCAACAAATCGACGATGTGGCCGACAGCTTGCCGCGCAGTTGGCGCGAACTGCCCATGGAGCTGAAGAAGCACGGCTACTGGGCGCGGCGGGTGGATGCCGACGCGGCGGGCGATCCGCAGGGCGACCCCTTCCGCTTGCTGGCCGATGAACTGCCGGATGCCCGCGACGATATGGGCAGCTACGGCATGGCCTTGCTGCCGGCCAAGTTCGCCGATGGCGACGGTTTCGTGCTGCTGGCCACCCGCGCCAATCTGCTGCGAGGCAACCGGGCGTCGGCGGAAGAGCTGCAGGACCACGATTGCAAGGTGTTGCCGCGCTAG
- a CDS encoding MFS transporter, which yields MNNPSYQPLLPVSRSRALLFCLLLTSFELLVYLGSDMVMPAMLQVTRDMHASSAHVPTALNAYLLGGIAFQWLIGPLSDRYGRRPLLLIGAAGFAAACLAAAACGEITVFNLLRFFQGIALGFIVVVSYPALQETFREQDAVRLMSLLANIALLSPLVGPLLGSLLLEWMSWRTMFAVLGGLGLLVGFGLWRGMPETLGVVRTDGSVLSFTPLHLKQNWANYRGLLADSTFVCGSLALGLLTLPLIAWIGLSPLLLIRNLGYSGLEYGLWQLPVFGGVIVGNLLLNRLALSRSLPALLRLSLAPMVCGLLFAGASAWLAGGLPALVAGLTVYAVGLGLGNATLYRLTLFSSELAKGSVAAMLGMLSTAMLGGGVAAMSLAEAGDSPARFTAAILISSLLALPPLWRLLRQPPPQQQAA from the coding sequence ATGAACAATCCGTCCTATCAGCCGCTCTTGCCGGTTTCCCGCAGCCGCGCGCTGCTTTTTTGCCTGTTGTTGACCAGCTTTGAGTTGCTGGTTTATCTGGGCAGCGACATGGTGATGCCGGCCATGCTGCAAGTCACCCGCGACATGCACGCCTCCAGCGCCCATGTTCCCACCGCCCTCAACGCCTATCTGCTGGGCGGCATCGCGTTCCAATGGCTGATCGGCCCCTTGTCCGATCGCTACGGCCGCCGCCCCTTGCTGTTGATCGGCGCCGCCGGTTTCGCCGCCGCCTGTCTGGCGGCCGCCGCCTGCGGCGAGATCACGGTCTTCAATCTCTTGCGTTTCTTCCAGGGCATCGCGCTGGGTTTCATCGTGGTGGTGAGCTATCCGGCGCTGCAAGAAACCTTCCGCGAACAGGACGCGGTGCGGCTGATGTCGCTGCTCGCCAATATCGCCCTGCTTTCGCCGCTGGTCGGCCCCCTGCTTGGCAGCCTGCTGCTGGAGTGGATGTCCTGGCGCACCATGTTCGCCGTTCTGGGCGGCCTGGGCTTGCTGGTTGGTTTCGGCCTGTGGCGCGGCATGCCGGAAACGCTGGGCGTCGTCCGGACCGACGGCAGTGTCCTGTCCTTCACCCCGCTGCATCTGAAACAGAACTGGGCCAACTATCGCGGCTTGCTGGCCGACTCGACCTTTGTTTGCGGCAGCCTGGCGCTCGGCCTGCTCACCCTGCCCCTGATCGCCTGGATCGGCCTGTCGCCGCTGCTGCTGATCCGCAACCTGGGCTATAGCGGCCTGGAATATGGTTTATGGCAATTGCCGGTGTTCGGCGGCGTCATCGTCGGCAATCTGCTGCTCAATCGGCTGGCGCTGAGCCGCTCCTTGCCCGCGCTGCTGCGCCTGTCGCTCGCGCCCATGGTTTGCGGCCTGCTGTTCGCCGGCGCATCCGCCTGGCTGGCCGGCGGCCTGCCGGCGCTGGTGGCGGGGCTGACGGTTTACGCCGTGGGCCTCGGCCTGGGCAACGCCACGCTGTACCGCCTCACGCTGTTCTCCAGCGAACTGGCCAAGGGCAGCGTCGCCGCCATGCTGGGCATGCTGTCCACCGCCATGCTCGGCGGCGGCGTCGCCGCCATGTCGCTTGCAGAGGCCGGCGATTCGCCCGCCCGCTTCACGGCGGCCATCCTGATTTCCTCGCTGTTGGCGCTGCCGCCCCTGTGGCGCCTGCTGCGCCAGCCGCCGCCGCAACAGCAGGCCGCTTGA
- a CDS encoding acyl-protein synthase, producing MNPLNHVETLCMMDQPYQTGPECDRLFDAAMRELTEYHCEHSPGYRSWLEQNGLDAAKLASLRDWSALPPIFANYFKRNLLLSKTGEDALELTSSGTTGQKSRMRYDERSIRAAQRMVDRIFDHYGWNTPEQPCNYLLLSYEPAGAITLGTAYTDQFLCKYAPVNRAVYALRHNGKGNEFDPFGTIRALQEFAAEGLPVRIFGFPAFLWFTLERMREMGVPPLQLHPDSLVFLGGGWKTHADQAIAKTELYRRLGEQLGLPDARCRDGYGSVEHPVPYVECPHHHFHVPAYARAYVRRTSDLAVQPYGEPGFLHLVSPYITSSPAHSMLLSDLAALQPAERCGCGLASDWFELLGRAGTSKSRSCAIAASELIKES from the coding sequence ATGAACCCGCTCAATCATGTCGAAACGCTGTGCATGATGGACCAGCCCTATCAAACCGGCCCGGAATGCGACCGCCTGTTCGATGCCGCCATGCGCGAATTGACCGAATACCACTGCGAGCACAGCCCCGGCTACCGCTCTTGGCTGGAGCAGAACGGCCTCGACGCCGCCAAGCTGGCGTCGCTGCGCGACTGGTCGGCGCTGCCGCCCATCTTCGCCAATTACTTCAAGCGCAATCTACTGCTGAGCAAGACCGGCGAGGACGCCCTGGAGCTGACTTCCTCCGGCACCACCGGCCAGAAAAGCCGGATGCGCTACGACGAGCGCAGCATCCGCGCCGCCCAGCGCATGGTGGACCGCATCTTCGACCACTATGGCTGGAACACGCCCGAGCAGCCGTGCAACTACCTGCTGCTGAGCTATGAGCCGGCCGGCGCCATCACGCTGGGCACCGCCTACACCGACCAGTTCCTATGCAAATACGCGCCGGTCAACCGCGCCGTCTACGCCTTGCGCCACAACGGCAAGGGCAATGAGTTCGATCCCTTCGGCACCATCCGCGCGCTGCAGGAGTTCGCCGCCGAAGGTTTGCCGGTGCGCATTTTCGGCTTCCCCGCCTTTTTGTGGTTCACGCTGGAGCGGATGCGGGAGATGGGCGTGCCGCCCCTGCAGCTGCATCCCGACTCGCTGGTCTTCCTGGGCGGCGGCTGGAAAACCCATGCCGACCAAGCCATCGCCAAAACCGAGCTGTACCGGCGGCTAGGCGAACAACTCGGCCTGCCGGACGCGCGTTGCCGCGACGGCTACGGCTCGGTGGAGCACCCGGTGCCCTATGTGGAATGCCCGCATCACCATTTCCATGTGCCGGCCTACGCCCGCGCCTATGTGCGCCGGACATCCGACCTGGCGGTCCAGCCCTACGGCGAGCCCGGCTTCCTGCACCTGGTTTCGCCCTACATCACCTCCAGTCCGGCCCACAGCATGCTGCTGAGCGACCTGGCAGCGCTGCAGCCCGCCGAGCGCTGCGGCTGCGGACTGGCCTCCGACTGGTTCGAGCTACTGGGCCGCGCCGGCACCAGCAAAAGCCGCAGCTGCGCCATCGCCGCTTCCGAACTGATCAAGGAGTCCTGA